A part of Anabas testudineus chromosome 9, fAnaTes1.2, whole genome shotgun sequence genomic DNA contains:
- the cdc14b gene encoding dual specificity protein phosphatase CDC14B isoform X4: MFKTGGKMTADDVSPRCIEFVKDQLYFAILRQKIKSTAERHCFCIDEELAYENFYADFGPLNLAMFYRFCCKLTKKLKAITITRKKIIFYTCGDQKKQANAAYLIGSYAVMHLNMLPEDAYSLLVSRNSTYIPFRDASFGTCTYNLNILDCLHAVYKALQYGWLDFSNFDVEEYEHYERAENGDLNWIIPGKFLAFSGPHPKSKIENGYPLHAPEAYIPYFRNHNITAIVRLNKKMYDARRFTDSGFEHHDLFFVDGSTPNDSIVRKFLNICENAEGAIAVHCKAGLGRTGTLIGCYMMKHFRLTAAEAIAWIRICRPGSIIGPQQNFVEEKQNSLWAEGDVFREKMLNERENGKMAVTRILSGVDDITINGSNKNRASKKEAMELYNDEEERNGPTQGDKLRALKSKRQARSSTGSLSQEENKIHTRSSSQSLSRIILQASVQGCRTSTSPMALSDHLDSRKRTRTSLPANGVEASSLCHTRLVRSLGNLHVVAGDRDPMCCEPCGSRRDTASATANTSTLINLNMAQVHLQTHCLQRA, translated from the exons cttctATGCGGACTTTGGTCCCCTTAACCTGGCCATGTTTTATCGGTTCTGTTGCAAGCTGACAAAGAAGCTCAAG GCCATCACAATCACGAGGAAGAAGATCATATTTTATACCTGTGGAGACCAGAAGAAACAAGCCAATGCTGCCTACCTAATAGGCTCATATGCT GTGATGCATCTAAACATGTTGCCAGAAGATGCCTACAGTCTGCTTGTGTCAAGGAATTCGACGTATATTCCATTCAG agATGCCTCATTTGGAACCTGCACCTACAATCTAAACATCCTAGACTGCCTCCATGCAGTTTACAAG GCTCTGCAGTACGGCTGGCTGGACTTCTCTAACTTTGACGTAGAAGAATATGAGCACTATGAAAGAGCAGAAAATGGAGACTTAAACTGGATCATTCCAGGAAAGTTCCTTGCATTCAGCGGGCCTCATCCAAAGAGCAAAATAGAGAATG GGTATCCTCTGCATGCTCCCGAGGCCTACATTCCTTACTTCAGGAATCACAACATCACCGCTATCGTCCGTCTCAACAAGAAGATGTATGATGCCAGGCGCTTTACAGATTCTGGCTTTGAGCATCATGACCTGTTCTTTGTGGATGGGAGCACACCGAACGACTCCATTGTCAGGAAGTTCCTCAACATCTGCGAGAACGCAGAAGGAGCCATTGCTGTCCACTGCAAAG ctgGTCTGGGGAGGACGGGCACATTGATTGGCTGCTATATGATGAAACATTTCCGCCTGACTGCTGCAGAGGCCATTGCCTGGATACGCATCTGTAGGCCGGGGTCGATCATTGGGCCTCAGCAGAACTTTGTGGAAGA GAAGCAGAACAGTCTGTGGGCAGAGGGAGACGTTTTCCGAGAGAAGATGCTGAATGAGCGAGAGAACGGCAAGATGGCTGTAACCAGGATCCTGTCTGGAGTTGATGACATAACCATTAACGGGAGCAACAAGAACAGGGCATCCAAAAAAGAAGCAATGGAGCTG TAcaatgatgaagaggagaggaacgGACCTACACAGGGTGATAAACTGCGGGCCCTGAAGAGCAAGAGGCAAGCCAGGTCGTCTACGGGCTCACTGTC acaggaagaaaataaGATTCACACCAGGTCATCGTCACAGTCTCTGAG CAGGATCATTCTGCAGGCCAGTGTTCAGGGCTGTAGGACCAGCACCAGCCCCATGGCTCTGTCTGACCACTTGGACAGCAGGAAGAGGACCAGAACCTCACTGCCAGCCAACGGTGTAGAAGCGAG CTCATTGTGCCACACCAGACTGGTCAGGTCCCTAGGCAACTTGCATGTAGTGGCTGGCGACAGAGACCCGATGTGTTGTGAGCCATGTGGCAGCCGTAGAGACACAGCCAGTGCCACAGCCAACACAAGCACTCTCATCAACTTAAACATGGCGCAGGTCCACTTGCAG ACGCACTGTCTCCAAAGGGCGTAA
- the LOC113150800 gene encoding intracellular hyaluronan-binding protein 4-like translates to MLPDAFGCAVANRFGDLLDDDADPFDLINEVETEKEKKKKKKKDEEDKKGKPKRLGQKETQKDRRVPVASDVQEPAPVRKQQQQQHQQQQPPPQPRTATGERRPKKEEYPQEFSIPKPSYTAESDFRARGGVRGRRGARGGGYTRSSDNFNLRGKREYDRHNGTGISPEEKRGGRGPWNWGCVEEAASELMEVTADASVKSEDSQMPVDEENINRSMEEEDGEMVVQVAMEMTLDEWKALQEISRPKAEFNIRKAENKIPSKAKVIHQSKHVENIKGTVEDMEDEGNFLRRSVNDITSLLDINFGSLGRPSRGGRGRGAQGGLTSRPERAKPILEREDELAPNPDDPEDFPALSTGR, encoded by the exons ATGCTGCCGGACGCCTTCGGCTGCGCGGTGGCGAACAGGTTCGGGGATCTTCTGGATGACGACGCAGACCCTTTCGACTTGATCAACGAAGTGGAAacggagaaggagaaaaagaaaaagaagaagaaggacgAGGAGGACAAGAAAGGCAAGCCGAAGAGACTTGGCCAGAAGGAAACCCAGAAGGACAGACGCGTCCCCGTTGCCTCGGACGTTCAAGAGCCAGCTCCAG TCcgtaagcagcagcagcagcagcaccagcagcagcagccaccacCACAACCACGTACTGCCACTGGGGAGCGTAGACCCAAGAAAGAAGAGTACCCACAGGAGTTTTCCATTCCTAA GCCATCCTATACTGCAGAGTCTGACTTCAGGGCCAGAGGAGGGgtcagaggaaggagaggagcaAGAGGTGGTGGATACACAAGAAGCTCTGACAACTTCAACCTGAGGGGCAAGAGAGAATATGATCGACACAATGGAAC AGGCATCTCCcctgaggaaaagagaggaggcagGGGACCCTGGAACTGGGGCTGTGTTGAAGAAGCTGCAAG TGAATTAATGGAGGTGACTGCTGATGCTTCAGTCAAATCGGAGGACTCCCAAATGCCTGTAGATGAAGAGAATATAAATCG CTCAATGGAAGAGGAGGACGGAGAGATGGTGGTCCAGGTTGCCATGGAGATGACTCTGGATGAGTGGAAGGCTCTGCAGGAGATAAGTCGTCCCAAGGCGGAGTTTAATATCCGCAAAGCCGAGAACAAAATTCCCTCCAAAGCCAAGGTCATTCACCAGTCGAAGCACGTGGAG AACATCAAGGGCACTGTGGAGGACATGGAGGATGAAGGCAATTTTCTCCGTAGGTCTGTGAATGACATCACCTCCCTTCTGGACATAAACTTTGGGAGTCTTGGACGTCCGAGTCGTGGGGGTCGGGGAAGAGGAGCACAAGGTGGTTTGACAAGTCGCCCAGAGAGAGCCAAACCCATATTGGAAAGG GAAGATGAGCTGGCTCCAAACCCAGATGACCCAGAAGACTTCCCAGCTCTATCAACAGGAAGATGA